A part of Caretta caretta isolate rCarCar2 chromosome 1, rCarCar1.hap1, whole genome shotgun sequence genomic DNA contains:
- the SSBP1 gene encoding single-stranded DNA-binding protein, mitochondrial, with product MLRRPIIQVLRQFIRHESDSATSLILERSLNRIQLLGRVGQDPVMRQVEGKNPVTIFSLATNEMWRSGESEVFQAGDITQKTTWHRISVFRPGLRDVAYQYVKKGARIYVEGKIDYGEYTDKNNVRRQATTIIADNIIFLSDHVKEKV from the exons ATGTTGCGCAGGCCAATAATACAG GTGCTTCGTCAGTTTATAAGACATGAGTCTGATTCTGCCACCTCCTTGATACTTGAAAGAT CCCTGAATCGTATCCAGTTACTTGGTCGAGTAGGACAGGACCCTGTTATGAGGCAAGTGGAGGGGAAAAATCCTGTTACAATTTTTTCTCTTGCAACCAATGAGATGTGGCGATCAGGGGAAAGTGAGGTGTTCCAGGCAG GTGATATCACCCAAAAGACAACATGGCACAGGATCTCTGTGTTTAGGCCAGGCCTGAGAGATGTGGCATATCAGTATGTGAAGAAGGG TGCTCGAATCTATGTGGAAGGGAAGATAGACTACGGTGAATATACAGATAAAAACAATGTGAGGCGGCAGGCCACAACAATCATAGCAG aTAACATTATTTTTCTGAGCGACCATGTCAAAGAGAAGGTGTGA